In one window of Candidatus Methylomirabilota bacterium DNA:
- a CDS encoding gamma-glutamyltransferase family protein — MAHESYANKFGLRPVALGRRGMVATANPLATQAGLRMLARGGNAVDAIVAAAAAIGVVEPYMSGMAGCGVLMLSAPGRTPRVLDFLGRAPDGASPAKLSQTARDRGPLSVAVPGNLAGWARVLADHGTVSLADALEPAIELAEGGVPMTVFDRQMFDEHWERLNPEAARVYLHGGRPPDVGMALVQPDLAASFRTIAREGIAAFYEGALAEAITRDLATLGGLVTLGDLEAYPATLAWSEPLVTTYRGVQVFAPPPPSSGIQILETLNGMAGWELGGLPHLGPDHLAIVAEASRAARMDTDRFVGDPAFVSVPVERLLGAGRTQELRAEMRARLERRPGEPAAPTRSATDGGARTASTTHLAACDASGLAVSITHSLGGGFGSGVVARGTGIALNNALHWTSSTPGHPNVLQPRKKHEWPVAPLHLFRDGEFWATVGTPGSYGILVTTVQVVANMLDFGLNIQDAIGAPRFRWADEAIDPLPAATLRVESRVPEATRRDLVERGYALEPLGAWSMRVGGVQAVMRDRRTGWLLGGADPRRNGWATGW, encoded by the coding sequence ATGGCGCACGAGAGCTATGCCAACAAGTTCGGACTCCGGCCCGTGGCGCTGGGGCGCCGCGGCATGGTGGCGACCGCGAACCCCCTGGCCACCCAGGCGGGGCTCCGGATGCTCGCCCGCGGCGGCAACGCGGTCGACGCGATCGTGGCGGCTGCGGCTGCCATCGGGGTGGTCGAGCCGTACATGTCCGGGATGGCCGGCTGCGGCGTCCTCATGCTCTCGGCGCCAGGGCGAACGCCCCGCGTCCTCGACTTCCTCGGGCGGGCACCGGACGGAGCCAGCCCGGCGAAGCTCTCGCAGACCGCGCGGGATCGCGGGCCCCTGTCGGTCGCCGTGCCGGGGAACCTGGCCGGCTGGGCCCGCGTCCTCGCCGACCACGGCACCGTGTCGCTGGCCGACGCGCTCGAGCCCGCCATCGAGCTGGCCGAGGGCGGCGTCCCGATGACGGTCTTCGACCGGCAGATGTTCGACGAGCACTGGGAGCGCCTGAACCCGGAGGCAGCCCGGGTCTACCTCCACGGGGGACGTCCCCCCGACGTCGGGATGGCACTGGTCCAGCCGGACCTGGCGGCGAGCTTCCGCACGATCGCGCGGGAGGGGATCGCCGCCTTCTACGAAGGCGCCCTGGCGGAGGCGATCACCCGCGACCTGGCGACGCTCGGCGGGCTCGTGACACTCGGCGATCTCGAGGCGTATCCGGCCACGCTCGCGTGGAGCGAGCCGCTGGTGACGACGTATCGCGGCGTCCAGGTCTTCGCGCCGCCGCCTCCCTCGAGCGGGATTCAGATCCTGGAGACGCTGAACGGCATGGCCGGGTGGGAGCTCGGCGGCCTGCCGCACCTCGGGCCCGACCACCTCGCCATCGTCGCCGAGGCATCACGCGCGGCCCGCATGGACACTGACCGGTTCGTCGGCGATCCCGCCTTCGTGTCGGTGCCGGTCGAGCGCCTGCTCGGCGCCGGGCGGACCCAGGAGCTGCGGGCCGAGATGCGCGCGCGTCTCGAGCGCCGGCCGGGCGAGCCGGCGGCGCCGACCCGGAGCGCCACCGACGGGGGCGCGCGGACGGCGTCGACGACACACCTCGCGGCCTGCGACGCGAGCGGCCTGGCCGTCAGCATCACCCACAGCCTCGGCGGAGGCTTCGGCAGCGGCGTGGTCGCCCGCGGGACCGGCATCGCCCTCAACAACGCGCTCCACTGGACCAGCTCGACGCCCGGGCACCCGAACGTGCTCCAGCCCCGGAAAAAGCACGAGTGGCCGGTGGCCCCGCTCCACCTCTTCCGGGACGGCGAATTCTGGGCGACGGTGGGGACGCCCGGCAGCTACGGCATCCTCGTCACCACGGTGCAGGTGGTCGCCAATATGCTCGACTTCGGCCTCAACATCCAGGACGCCATCGGCGCCCCCCGGTTCCGGTGGGCCGACGAGGCCATCGACCCGCTCCCGGCCGCGACCCTGCGCGTCGAGTCGCGGGTGCCCGAGGCGACACGGCGGGACCTCGTCGAGCGCGGCTACGCCCTCGAGCCGCTCGGGGCCTGGTCGATGCGCGTCGGCGGCGTGCAGGCGGTGATGCGGGACCGGCGAACCGGCTGGCTGCTGGGCGGTGCCGACCCACGCCGGAACGGCTGGGCGACGGGTTGGTGA
- a CDS encoding MFS transporter has protein sequence MAGSGLRVLPVAMFLGSFAWSFVFVSLPFHVQAISTLDPVTTLWWTGWILGISSLVTVVTSPAWARLSADGNPKTYYLWTQLLQAVGFFGMAIARTLVELFLARLVLGFMGAASTFAFMMAGRSSDGSAVRREVAAVQSAMTVGQVIGPLAGAVTAASIGFRTSFVIGGLILVGCGSLVRWGVVIPVDVLRARPREGRLPVRDVAVAVFIVLVGSTQIFFLTSILPQILPGLGVPDSDTLQMAGVVAFASGAAAALGSLATPRLAEAFAERRLVTALMVTSSLCLAALAAVGSAGLYTFVRFLQVLCIAPVFPLVATRIVQYGGGQAIGLVNSARIGAAFIGPVLATSILAWASPLALYAVLAGVGLACVPLTMLRETSPSPVT, from the coding sequence GTGGCGGGTTCGGGACTCCGCGTCCTTCCCGTCGCCATGTTCCTGGGCAGCTTCGCCTGGTCGTTCGTCTTCGTGAGCCTGCCGTTCCACGTTCAGGCGATCAGCACGCTGGACCCGGTGACGACACTCTGGTGGACGGGGTGGATCCTCGGGATCAGCTCCCTGGTCACCGTCGTCACGTCGCCCGCGTGGGCACGGCTGTCGGCCGACGGCAATCCGAAGACCTACTACCTGTGGACCCAGCTCCTGCAGGCCGTCGGCTTCTTCGGCATGGCGATCGCGCGGACACTGGTCGAGCTGTTTCTGGCGCGGCTCGTCCTGGGCTTCATGGGTGCCGCCTCCACCTTCGCGTTCATGATGGCCGGCCGCTCGTCCGACGGCAGCGCGGTGCGCCGGGAGGTCGCCGCGGTCCAATCGGCCATGACCGTCGGCCAGGTGATCGGGCCCCTGGCGGGGGCGGTCACGGCCGCCTCGATCGGCTTCCGCACCTCGTTCGTCATCGGGGGGCTGATCCTGGTCGGGTGTGGCAGCCTGGTCCGCTGGGGCGTGGTCATCCCCGTCGACGTCCTGAGGGCCCGGCCGCGCGAGGGACGCCTGCCCGTCCGCGACGTGGCGGTCGCCGTCTTCATCGTGCTCGTCGGCTCGACCCAGATCTTCTTTCTGACCTCGATCCTGCCCCAGATCCTGCCCGGGCTCGGCGTGCCGGATTCCGACACGCTCCAGATGGCCGGTGTCGTCGCCTTCGCCTCGGGCGCCGCGGCGGCCCTCGGCTCACTCGCGACCCCGCGCCTGGCCGAGGCGTTCGCCGAGCGGCGCCTGGTCACCGCGCTCATGGTGACATCATCGCTCTGCCTGGCCGCCCTGGCCGCCGTCGGCTCGGCCGGCCTGTACACGTTCGTGCGGTTCCTCCAGGTGCTGTGCATCGCCCCCGTGTTCCCCCTGGTGGCGACGCGAATCGTCCAGTATGGTGGGGGGCAGGCGATCGGGCTCGTCAACTCGGCGCGTATCGGCGCGGCGTTCATCGGCCCCGTGCTCGCGACATCGATCCTGGCCTGGGCGTCGCCTCTCGCCCTCTACGCCGTGCTGGCCGGCGTGGGGCTGGCCTGCGTGCCGCTGACGATGCTCCGGGAGACCTCGCCGAGCCCCGTGACCTGA
- a CDS encoding magnesium transporter — protein sequence MPETHASMTRTPASGDDSPITRLHAEVLQRGPYEAYQLLEPEPDEVVVQVLAMQIPTVAVEILWEFPEERRRRILETAPPERGGQWVRNHAYPEDTVGRLMEHPLAIFGPDLTVKQTVNRLRELVRKAFITYGFVTDPGGRLLGILVFRELLFADDDRRIREVMLPNPFFLRPEMSLLDAMREVLKRHYPVYPVCDTDGRLVGIIRGQTLFEQQALELSAQPGSMVGVEKEERLVTPWWRSLKFRHPWLQLNLLTAFLAAAVVGTFQSTIDRLVILAVFLPVLAGQSGNTGCQALAVTLRGLTLGELRIGKGKVLVLKEAFLGLLNGALVGMTAGAGMLVVAVAQQNPHAVILGIVVLLAMIGSCVVSGVCGAVVPLTLQRLGADPATASSIFLTTATDVVSMGLFLALATWLVR from the coding sequence ATGCCAGAGACCCACGCCTCCATGACGCGGACGCCGGCATCGGGCGACGATAGCCCGATCACGCGCCTCCACGCCGAGGTGCTGCAGCGCGGGCCCTACGAGGCCTACCAGCTCCTCGAGCCCGAGCCGGACGAGGTGGTCGTCCAGGTGCTCGCCATGCAGATCCCGACGGTCGCGGTCGAGATCCTGTGGGAGTTCCCGGAGGAGCGCCGCCGCCGCATCCTCGAGACGGCGCCGCCGGAGCGCGGCGGGCAGTGGGTACGGAACCACGCGTATCCGGAAGACACGGTCGGCCGGCTGATGGAGCACCCGCTCGCCATCTTCGGCCCGGATCTGACCGTAAAGCAGACGGTGAACCGGCTGCGGGAGCTCGTGCGGAAGGCGTTCATCACCTACGGCTTCGTGACCGACCCCGGCGGGCGGCTCCTGGGCATCCTCGTCTTCCGGGAGCTACTCTTCGCCGACGACGACCGGCGGATCCGGGAGGTCATGCTCCCGAACCCGTTCTTCCTGCGTCCGGAGATGTCGCTCCTGGATGCCATGCGGGAGGTCCTCAAGCGACACTATCCCGTCTATCCCGTGTGCGACACGGACGGGCGGCTGGTCGGCATCATCCGCGGCCAGACGCTCTTCGAGCAGCAGGCCCTCGAGTTGAGCGCCCAGCCGGGCAGCATGGTCGGCGTCGAGAAGGAGGAGCGCCTGGTCACCCCGTGGTGGCGCAGCCTCAAGTTCCGCCACCCCTGGCTCCAGCTCAACCTGTTGACGGCGTTCCTGGCCGCCGCCGTCGTGGGCACATTCCAGTCCACGATCGATCGGCTGGTGATCCTCGCCGTGTTCCTCCCGGTTCTGGCCGGGCAGTCGGGCAACACCGGCTGCCAGGCCCTGGCCGTGACGCTCCGAGGCCTGACGCTGGGCGAGCTCCGGATCGGCAAGGGAAAGGTCCTCGTCCTCAAAGAGGCTTTCCTCGGGCTCTTGAACGGCGCCCTGGTGGGGATGACCGCCGGGGCCGGGATGCTGGTGGTGGCGGTCGCGCAGCAGAACCCGCACGCGGTGATCCTCGGCATCGTCGTGCTGCTGGCGATGATCGGGAGCTGTGTCGTGAGCGGCGTATGCGGCGCGGTGGTGCCGCTCACGCTCCAGAGGCTCGGGGCGGATCCGGCCACCGCCTCCAGCATCTTCCTGACGACCGCGACCGACGTCGTCTCGATGGGGCTGTTCCTGGCGCTCGCCACCTGGCTCGTGCGATGA